One Palaemon carinicauda isolate YSFRI2023 chromosome 4, ASM3689809v2, whole genome shotgun sequence DNA segment encodes these proteins:
- the LOC137639684 gene encoding uncharacterized protein — protein sequence MDQTVFELELRQTLEGKAEYAVIQLTIQRDQRIQDLLRTNSFKAQSTFNFNLKKCYEVLHAGDANRLIRRRKDSNEHKVQFASSLKEVLALPSKESHGQTSHKKYAASASHSVSTAIKRKPEKFQRLCPTTDGSLSMPSSPSSQLKLVTGRPRHPQSKGAVELLNGVIQDKWTIWMRENNNNRRWSVGLKFGE from the exons ATGGATCAAACTGTGTTTGAACTTGAGCTGCGTCAAACACTGGAAGGCAAGGCTGAGTATGCTGTCATCCAGCTCACCATCCAGCGTGATCAGCGTATACAGGATTTGTTAAGAACTAATTCTTTTAAAGCCCAATCTACATTTAACTTTAACCTTAAGAAATGTTATGAAGTCTTGCATGCTGGCGATGCTAACCGACTAATTCGCAGGAGAAAagattcaaatgaacataaagtcCAGTTTGCCTCATCTCTAAAAGAAGTGCTTG CACTGCCATCAAAAGAAAGCCATGGTCAAACATCACACAAGAAGTATGCTGCCTCTGCATCTCATTCTGTGAGCACTGCCATCAAAAGAAAGCCAGAAAAATTCCAAAGGCTTTG TCCAACAACAGACGGGAGTTTGTCAATGCCATCATCACCGAGCTCTCAGTTGAAGCTGGTGACTGGACGTCCACGTCATCCTCAAAGCAAAGGCGCTGTTGAACTTCTAAATGGAGTGATCCAGGACAAATGGACCATTTGGATGagggaaaacaacaacaacagaaggtGGTCAGTAGGTCTCAAGTTTGGTGAGTAG